CCTTGCCCCCATCCCCACCCCTTCCCCCGTTGGAAACTGCACCCAACAAGGGAAGGGAGTTCCCTCCCCTGTTGTGATGTTCTTCCACAACGGTGCTCAAGCGGGAACGGAGTTAAAAAAACGCCCCTGCCGGGTCTTGGCAGAGGCGTTTGGTTTGTTGGAGAGAGCGTTATTTGAGAGTCACGTTCGCGGCTTGCAAACCCTTGGGGCCTTTCTCAATGGAAAACTCTACCATCTGGCCTTCTTTGAGCTTGCGGTAGCCTTCCATTTCGATGGCCGAATAGTGGACAAACACGTCCTCGCCGCCATCATGGGCAATGAAGCCGTAGCCCTTGGTGGCATTGAACCACTTCACGGTACCGGTAATACGTTCGTCTGACATTGGACTTGCCTCCTATGGCACAAAAAATAGGGTTGTTAGGCGCTAGCGTCCCTCGCTTTGCTCACGAAAAATGGCCTGAGCAACGACCCGCCCAGACCATCAAAAGTGAGACCTCCGAGAACTTACTGCATCCTAATTGGCCGCGATTTTACTATGCTGAAAAAAAACCGTCAACTAGGCCATCAGTCCAAATCTTTACGCCCTGCCTCCTTCGTGGTATCATCTCCCTAGCACTATCGAGTCTCAACCTCGGCCTGCACCACCGCCGGGGTTTTTGTTTGCAATAACCAGTAACCAATAACTAATTACTGGTTATTGGTTATTGATGATTGAAGCTATGCTCACAAAACGCACCAACCTCCGCAACATCGCCATCATCGCCCACGTTGACCACGGCAAAACCACCCTGGTGGACGGCCTGCTTCGGCAGGCCCACACCTTCCGCAACAACCAGCAGGTGGCCGAGCGGGTCATGGACTCGAACGACCTGGAGCGCGAGCGCGGGATGACCATCCTGGCCAAGAACACCGCCGTCGTCTACAACGGTATCAAGATCAACATCATGGACACCCCCGGACACGCCGATTTTGGCGGCGAAGTCGAGCGGGTGATGGGCATGGTGGACGGGGTTTTGCTGGTGGTGGACGCCGCCGAAGGCCCCATGCCGCAAACCCGGTTCGTCCTGCGCAAGGCGCTGGAAATGGGCCACAAGGCCATCGTCGTCATCAACAAAGTGGATCGCAAAGACGCCACCCCGGCTGACACCCTCAACAAAACCTTCGACCTTTTCATCGAACTCGGGGCCAGCGAAGAACAGGCCAGCTTCCCCATCGTCTACACCAACGCCCTCAGCCAGCAGGCCGGCCTCACCCCGGAACTGGGGCCGGACTACCAGCCGTTATACGACGCCATCCTCGAACACATCCCGCCGCCGGAAGTGGATGCCGAATCGCCCCTGCAATTGCTCGTCGCCAACCAGAGCTACGACGACTACAAAGGCATCATCGCCGTGGGCCGCATTTTTGCCGGGCGCATTCAACTGGGGCAAGAGATTGCCCGTATTGACTTGCACGGGCAGGTGACGATGTCGAAAGTCCGCTACCTGTTTGTCTTTCAGGGATTGCAGAGAGTGGAAGTGGAAGCCGCCGAGGCCGGGGAGATCATCGCCCTGGCCGGGATCGAGGCTATTGGCATCGGCGAAACCATCGCCGACCCGGAAAATCCGGTTGGCCTGCCGCCGATTCGGGTGGAGGCTCCCACGGTGCGCATGACCTTTGGCGTGAGCACCTCCCCGTTCGCCGGACGCGAAGGCACGTGGGGCACCTCGCGCAAAATCCGCGAGCGCCTCTTCGACGAACTCAAGAACAACGTCGCCCTGCGCGTCGAAGAAACGGATAAGGCCGACACCTTCCTCGTCTCCGGGCGGGGCGAACTGCACCTGGGCATTTTGATTGAGACAATGCGCCGCGAAGGTTATGAGTTTCAAGTGTCGAAGCCGGAAGTGATTTTCCGCAAAGGGGAAGCGGGTGAGACGCTGGAACCCTTTGAGGAAGTTCATGTGGAAGTGGCGGAGGCCCACACCGGAACCGTCATCGAGATGTTAGGCAACCGGCGCGGCCAGATGATCAACATGGTCAACGGCGGCGACGGCTCGGTTTATCTCACCTACGTTGTGCCCACCCGCGGCCTGCTCGGTTTCCGCCAGCAGTTTCTCACCGCCACTCAGGGCATGGGCGTGATGAACACCCTCTTTCACGATTACCTGCCTATGGCCGGCTCCATCCCCGAACGCTCACAAGGCTCGCTCGTGGCCTGGGAGACCGGCACAGCCACCGCCTTCGCCATCCGCAACGCCGAAGAGCGCGGCTACCTGTTCATCGAACCCGGCACCGAAGTGTACGAAGGCATGGTCATCGGCCAGCACCAGCGGCCCGGCGACCTCAGCGTCAACATTGCCAAGAAGAAGCAATTGACCAACGTGCGCGCCGCCCGCGCCGAAATTCTAGTGAGCCTGACCCCGGCCCGCAAGATGAGCCTCGACGAGTGCATCGAGTACATCGCCGAGGACGAACTGCTCGAAGTCACGCCGCAAAACATCCGCATCCGCAAGCGTATCCTCAGCGCCGACGAGCGTGGCAAGCTTTCGAAGAAGGCGAAAGAGGAGTTGGAAGCCGAGACGGCGTAGTTTTGTAGGGGCAGACCTGTGTGTCTGCCCCTTTTTTGATCCAGGAAGTCATACGAAGGAGTACGAAAGGCGGGGCAACCAGCGCAGGGTTAGGTATCTATGACAAAGACCCGATGACTGAGGAGCCGTGTGAGGCCGCGAAACGAGTCTCACGCACGATTCTGAATCGGCGGCGGGGAGGGTGATCTCCCTGCCGCCCGAAACTTGGGCGACGTGACCATGCGCCAAAATCATATACCGCTGTGGCGCTATTCTTTTGAATCTTGTTTGCCGATAACTTTTCTCAACTCATCGATATTAACTGATATTGTGCGCTTCGCTTTTTTATCCCAAAACTGCATGACACCCGTTGCTGAGTCGATTTGAAATAGTACAGTGCCTAACTGTGAGACTACCACCGAGCCTAGTGTATCGTGCTGTGTGATTCGCCATTCGGGATCGCTGCTTCTCTTGGGTTGTGCGCTCATTGCTCTTGCCTCTATGGATGGATTGGCACAAAACAGTTCGCGGCCCTTTTCGATCCAGGCTAGAAGGATTACGTTGCGGGGCGGATCTCGATTGTGGGTATCTCGATATCTTGTCCGCTCGATTCTCGCATACCAATGTGCGGCAGGCCAAATTTCTCTGCCCCAGTGTTCAAAGCCAGCACTAATAGCCGGATACCCCAAGTATCGGTCATTCTGTATCGTGACATGAGCTGTAGTGTCAAATCGTAGATGAGTTGGAAAGTCTTGCTTTCGTTCAGTATAGCCGAGTGGAAGGCGAAGAAGGAAAGTGTCTTAAAGGTAGCATCGGAAAGTCTAGCTTGCTGTTCAGAGCTTGCTCCAAGATCATGGGATGCTCCAATAAACTTTGTGGCAGGCTCTAATGGCTCATTAGTCCTATAACCGACAGGAACAACGAAGAAAGGAACGCCGAGTGCCTTCTGGTCAATATTGTACTGGTCAAGTTCGACCCATGACTTGATCACAGCCATGGCGTTATTAACCCACTGTTGATCGGCCATTTTGTCTGAAGTGAAATCTAATATTGGCCTTCCAAGGGGCACTTCCATACTTTCTGCTGGCTGGAAGACATCAAACAGATGCTCATCGGAATCAGGAACTAGCGTGAGAGACTTAATCCCAATCTTGGCGGAACATGTCGTTATGCTCAGGGTTTGATACACCTGAACTGAATTGGCTTTTTTGTCAATGAGGCATATTAACAAAGGATACTTGTGGCTGAGCAACCATTCCACTGATTTCGAGTCCTCATATCCAATTTCGCGTTTCTCACTTTTCACCTGCACAAAGTAATAGTTCTGCACATGCAGTCTATGCCCAATCCGGGTGCCGAGCGTACAGTACAAATCGATTCCGGCATCCTCGGGATGCGGGACAGGAGTGGAAGTGCCAAACGCCGAGAAGATGTACTGTGCCAAGTATTCAGAGCGAGTACCTTCATGAAAATTGGGGGCGATTGCTCCAGTTATTGTCATCGTGTCACACTTGAATTGATACTGACCCGCCGAATTAAGTCTGCGCGCCCAACGGGTACACATCAGCCGTTTGCGGAGCGCCAGCGGAGCAAATCGGCTCCATGCGGTTGTTGGGCCGCAATCTGGTATGCTCGACAAATCCACTACGCATCTCCTGAAACCTGTAGTCGGAGTTTAGTGAATTTCAATGGCGGGTTGAAGTTGAAATACGGATCCAAGTAGTAACGCATGGATGCATCGATCCCTTGAGCTTGAACGACCAAGCCGTTGGTGTTGAACATTATGACTTTCAAGAGGTGATGTAAAAGCACTGAAAACGCATACCCTTCGTCGTGTAAGAAAAACCTTGTTGAACCATCATCATTACCGAAATCCATTAAGCCGTCATTTTGTAATAGACATAGTCCAGGTTGGTATATCAGATGCGGTGCATTGTCCCAACCAACCTGATTACCAGCATTGCGGAAGTGCTCAAGAAACACATTCGTGTCCTTCCAGCCAGCATACCCAACAACGTACGCCCTTATGCTACTCAGTTTTTGAAGTTTTCTCACCTCAGCATCAGTGCCATTGACTATCCCGGCTCCTTTCTGAAGCAATAATACCTTCTGAGAACTTCTAAATGCCGAGAATAAGCTTATTGGTTCACCAGTTGAGAGATTCGACTTCACTTCAATGACGGCGATAACCCCTTCAGCCAAATAGGTGTTGACCGGCGTCAAGCTGGTGATAACAGGGAAATCCCCGCGATAGATGATCACGTCTTGTTGACCTGACCTTTGCCCTCGGCCATCGATGATCTCTCCGCTTCCTATAACTATGTTCTTTGGAAGAAAGCTTGATAAAACATCCTTCACGAAGTGCTCCCGCGCAAACCCTAAATCCGTTGATTGCTGTAGCGCTTCCCTCGAGTAGGAATACCACTCGCTCATCAATCGTTCGATAGCTCCGGCATAGCTCAGGAAATTGAACATAGCTCAACCTGTGAGTTGAAAGTAATGAACTGCGGGCCAACTCTATTTTAAACCGCACCGCCCTTAAAAGTGTTATGACCGGTGCGCCCGTAAATTTTTATGGCCGCTGCGGCATGAAAAACCTATGTGCCGCAAACAGCCAATCATGGCTAAAGTGTACGCCACTCCTGTTTCCTGTCAACAACAGCGATTGCCTGGAATGCCGTGTGCGCGCAAAGATTGATACTGTTGGCGAAATCGGCAACGGATGAGGTAACGGATGTAGCGGATGGACGCGCTATCCGTTACATCCGTTACAAAATCCGTTGCCAGTAGTGGGCGCAACAATTCGCCAACAGCATCAAAGGTTGTCGGGGCCAAATCTGCCGGAGTGGTGCGGACGCGAAGCGGGCAACCCGCCCCGAGCATCTTCAATTCGTGGCCGACATGTTTTACGTGCACACGAATGCCGCAGCCTCACTTGCCGTTTTCCTCAGCGGTGTATAATCCTGCCATGCGCCGCACTCTCATCGGCATTGTCTTATATGTTCTGCTCTTCGCCCTCACGCCAATGGCGAAGGCCGAGGACGCGCCGTCACCCGTGTCTTCCCTCGAAGACCAAAGCGACCTGTGCGTGGCTGGGTATCAGTTGGCGCACATGGGCCAGTGCCCGCTGGAAGGCCCCGGCGGGCGGGCCGAACTGCGCCAGCGTTACGAACTGCCGGCCCAACTGCCTGCGCTCGAAGTCGCCTTCTTCGAGCCAGCCCAACCGCCCATCACCCGCGCTTACGCCAGAGTCACGGTTGCCGATGCGCCCGTGTTCGCCAGGCCGGAAGATGCGGCGGCGGGCGTCGTGAAACGCGCCATCCGCAAAGGCTTCATCTACGTTAGCATTGGCAAGACGGTTGAATACAACGGCGAAGAGTTCATCCGCATCAACAGCGATGAATACATGCGCCGGGCCGACCTGTCGCTGGTCTCGCCATCCGATTATCAAGGCTTTCTGCTGGCCGAACAACCCCAGCGCCCCTTCGCCTGGGTCGTGCGCAAGTTCCAGCCGCGCCTCACTCCGAACGGCCAGAAGAATCCTGAAGCCCCCGTTCTCAACCGTTACGACCTCGTCCAGATTTACGGCAAAAGGCGCGCGGGCGAGTACGACTGGTATCTGGTGGGCAATGACCAGTGGGTGGAACAGCGCAACCTGTCCGTCGTCGAAGTCATCGGGCCGCCGGAGGGCGTGACCGGCAAGTGGATAGCCGTCAACCTGTTTGAGCAGACGATGTCCGTTTACGAAGGCGAGCAGATGGTGTACGCCTCACTCGTCTCCAGCGGCCTGGGCGCATGGCCTACCCGCCCCGGCCTCTTCCAAATTTACAGCAAGCTGGAGAGCACCAAGATGAGCGGCGCGTACGCCGCCGACAAATCTGATTTCTATTTTCTCGAAGATGTGCCCTGGACGATGTATTTCGATCAGTCCATCGCCCTGCACGGCGCATACTGGCACGACGGCTACGGCTTCCGCAAATCGCACGGCTGTGTCAACCTCTCACCCATCGACTCGTTCTGGCTCTACAACTGGGCCGAGCTTGGCACCAGCGTTTTCGTCTACGACCCCAGCGGCCAAACGCCCACCAACCTGCCCGCCGGCGGCGGCCCCTGAATCTCCAACCTCCAATTCTCCAATTCTCTAATCTCCAACCCTTTGATTTCCTTCCTTTCCCAACTTTCCCAATCCACCCCTCTGATTCTCGACGGGGCAACCGGCACCGAACTGGATCGCCGGGGTGTGGACATTGGCCTGCCGCTGTGGTCGGCCAACGCCCTGCTGGCCGACTCTGCCGCCGACGTTCTGCGCCAGGTTCATCTCGACTATCTCAACGCCGGGGCCGACATCATCACCGCGAATACCTTTCGCGCGCATCGCCGGGCGCTGGCGAAAAGCGCCTATCATGATCAAGCGCGCGAACTGACTCAGCGAGCGGTGGCAGTGGCAAAAGAGGCAGTAGGACGACGCGAAGCGGGCAAATCGTCCTACATTGCCGGCTCCATTGCCCCGCTTGAGGACTGTTACCAGCCACAACTTGTGCCGCCGGAGGCCGAGTGCCGGGCCGAACATTCCGAGCGCGTCCATCATCTCGTCGAAGCCGGGGTTGACCTTCTGCTCATCGAAACCATGAACACGATCCGTGAGGCAGCGATTGCGGCCAGGCTGGCCGTCATCACCGGCCTGCCAACTATCGTCAGCTTTGTGTGCGGCGCAGACGGGCGTTTGCTCTCCGGCGAGTCGCTCACAGCGGCGGCGCAGGTGATGACCCCGCTCGGCGTGGCCGCCGTTGGCGTGAATTGCACAGCCACACCCGTCATCGCCGACTGCCTCAAAGAGTTACGCTCGGCCACCGACCTGCCGTTGATCGCTTACGGCAACATCGGCTATGCCGACGCCGACGGCAACTGGGTTTGCACCGACGCCATCGAGCCGGACGCTTACGCCAACTACGCCAGAGAATGGAAAGCGAACATTATCGGAGGATGTTGTGGAACCACGCCTGAACACATTCGGAGAATCGCCAATGCCAGTTAGACGTTTATCACTCGTTGCCCTTCTGCTCCTCACTCTGTCGTGCAACACCCTCACCCGCGCCTTCACTCCGGTTGAGCCGACTCTCGCGCCGCCCCCGGCAGTGACGGACGCCCCGACGATTCCGGTTATCACCGAGACTCCGCTTACGCCAATTGACATTGAAGGCGCGCCACCGATTCTCTACACGCCGCCCGGCTGTCAAAACGTCCCACCGGCCACCGTTCCACCGGCCACCACTGTGGCCGAGCCAACGGCCACCCCGCTGGTGGCGGGCAACCCGGAGATTTCGACCGATGAGCAAAAACGAATCTTTGAAAAGCTGGTAGGCACTATCGAGCGCGTGTACGTCTATCCCGATTACAACGGCAAGGACTGGCCCGGCATCGTCAACAACTATCGGGCCAAAGTGGAAGCCGGGCTGAACACCGAGACGTTTTATATTGAAATGAATGCGATGATTGCCGATCTGGGCGACGAACATTCGCATTTTGAGTCGCCGGCAGAAGTCGCGGCCTCAAACGCGGATTTGTCAGGGGCGTTGGATTATGTGGGAATTGGAATCCTGGTGCAGTCGCTTCCTGAAAAGGGGCGGGTGACGGTGCTGGCCGTCTTTCCAAACTCGTCGGCAGAGCGCGGCGGGTTAAAGGCCCACGACAGCATTCTGGCTGTAGATGGCTCGCCGATTGCGCAGGACGGCGAGGCGCATCCGCAGTGGGTGCGCGGCCCCGAATGTTCGGCGGTAGTGTTGTCGGTGGAGTCGCCGGGGCAGTCGCCGCGAGACCTGGCATTCATTCGTTATCGCATCACCGACCCTCAGCCCATTGACGCCAAACTGGTGAACACGACCGACGGCTCGCGCATCGGCTACATCTTCCTGCCCACCTTCTTCGACGAGACCATTCCCGGCCAGGTGGAGCAGGCCCTGCAGGATTTTGGCGATCTTGATGGATTGATTCTGGACAACCGGATGAACGGCGGCGGATCAAGTTTGGTGGTTGAACCCATTTTGAGTTACTTCACGTCCGGCAAGCTGGGTGAATTTGCAAGCCGCAATGACTCGCGCTCGTTCAACGTCGCTTCTAATCCCATTCACAACTCGCAGACCGTGCCGCTGGTGGTGTTGGTGGGTGAGGACACCGTGAGCTTTGGCGAAATTTTTTCCGGCATTCTGCGAGACATCGGGCGGGCGAAAATTGTCGGCCAGACGACGCTAGGCAACGTGGAGACCATGTACGGCTACGACTTTGAAGATGGCTCGCGGGCCTGGATTGCGCAGGAACGATTCGACCCGCCCGTGTCGCATGAATTTTGGGAGCAAACCGGCATTGTGCCCGACGTGGAAGCCTTCGCCGACTGGGACACGTTTACGTTTGAAAATGATCCGGCGGTGACGGCGGCGGTGGAATTGCTGGGGCATAAATAAGACAACGGATTCAACGAATTACACGGATAGCGATTGATCCTTTGAATTCGTCAAATCCGTTGTCCTCATCTCACCCCCCACTCCCACATTCCATAAGCCACTTTCTTGTCCAGCGGGTGGCCGGACTGGCTCAGGGCGACTCCAATCTCGCCATGATGATAGGACTCGTGGGCAATGGCATAACCGACGAACGCGGTTGGATGCGGCTTGAAGCCTTTGATTTTTCCCGCCTGCGCGCCCGCCTCTATTAGTTTCGCCATCGCCTGGCCCGACGCTTCCAACGACTTCTTCAACAGCTTCTTGTCGCCCGTTTTCTCTTTCGGAATCTTCGTCAGCCCTTTCGACAAGTCAGGCGTCAACTCCAACCACATCAAGCGCGTGTTGTGAACATGGGTAAACATCGCGCCCACGCTCCGGCCCTTGCCGCCTGCCGTGTCTTCCAATGCTTCCGAAGGAATCGCTTCGAGCAGGTAGAGGTTGATGCGGCAGTGGATGTTCCAAGTGTCAACGAGCGAGTCGTCCATAGCTTCTCCTATTGCTTCTGTTGAGAGACCAAAAGAATATTCCAGAGTCGAACACTCTGAACCACCAACAAGCCAGAGACGCTCCAGGAATCATCATAGAGCCTTTCGCGGACTTCAGCCTCGCTCTCGGCTTCGACGATCAGCAGGATTTCACCAGTATCGGCCAGCGGCCCGCCAAGCAGAACAAAGCCCTCGGCGGCCAGTTGGTTCATAAACTGCGCGTGTTCGGGCCAGCCCTCTTGCTCGCGCATGGTTTTGCCTGCGACCCAGGCGGGGCCGCGCCTTCGAATCACGACAAAGGTATTCTTATCCATCAGACTGCATCGTAGCGAAAGCAATCCACCGCGTGATCATTCACCAGGCCCGCCGCCTGCATAAAGGCATAGCAAATTGTCGAGCCGACGAACTTGAAACCGCGCTTGAGGAGGTCTTTGCTCATCGCGTCCGACTCTTGGGTCTTGGGCGGAATCTCGGACAAGGACTTGAAACTGTTTTTGATGGGTTGGCCGCCGACAAAACCCCAAATGTACTTGTCGAACGAGCCGAACTCGCGCTGGACTTCGAGGAAGGCGCGGGCGTTGCTAATGGCGGCCCGCACCTTGAGTTTGTTGCGGACGATGCCTGGGTCGGCCAGCAGGCGGGCCACGTCAGCCTCAGTATAAGCCGCCACTTTTACAGGGTCGAACCCATCAAACGCCCGGCGGTAGTTTTCGCGCTTGTTGAGGATGGTCTGCCAGGTCAGACCGGCCTGCGCCCCCTCCAAAATCAGGAACTCAAAGAGTCTCCGGTCGTCATGGACGGGAACGCCCCACTCGGTATCGTGGTAGTCAATCATTAGCTGGTTTTGGCCGGGCCAGGCGCACCTTTTCATGGCTAGAACTTTAGTTCTATCTCGCCTGCCTGTCAACAACCCCTGCCTTAAAATTTGCCGGTTGACTTAGAACTTGCGTTCGCATATAATCTGAGCATCAACAATAGACCATCCGGTCTGGAGATTGGAGAGTAACATGGCTAAAGGCAAACTTTCGGAACGACAGCGCGACATCCTGGATTTTATTCGGGAATTTCAGCGCCAGTACGGCTACCCACCCACCATCCGCCAAATCGGCGAAAAGGTGGGCATCTCGTCCACCTCAGTCGTCAACTACAACCTGAACAAGTTGGAGAAGGACGGCTATCTCAACCGCGATCTTAAAGTGTCGCGCGGCCTGCGGCTGGTGGAAGCCGCCGAGGCGGTGCTAAGCAACGTCGTCGGCCCCGTCGTCCGAATCCCGCTGGTGGGCCGTATCTTTGCCAGCCAGCCCGTGCCAGTGCCGGGCGCCGCCACTTCATTCGCCCCGGACGAAGCCATTGAGATCACGCGCGGCCTGGTCAAAGACCCGGAAAATCTGTTCGCCCTGCAAGTGCGCGGCGACTCGATGATTGACGCGATGGTGAACGACGGCGATATTGTGGTGATGCGAAAGCAAGAGCAGGCCCGCAACGGCGAAATGGTGGCCGTGTGGCTGAATGATCGTGAAGAGACGACGCTCAAGCACTTCTATCTCGAAAACGGTCGTGTCCGCCTGCAACCCGCCAACCCGACAATGGGCCCCATCTACGCCGATCCGAGGAACGTGCAAGTGCAAGGCAAAGTGGTGCTGGTGCTAAGGCAGATGAAGTAGCTCAAAGAGCTGGCACTGGTACCGAATTCTTATATCACAGTACTTGGGTTAGTGATAGTCTAAGCTCAGTGTAAAAACTGAATAAACTCCGATAAAGGCAAATCCAGTGAAAACTGGAGACGCAAAGCTATGGGTCTAACACCGCGAAAGCGGTTATGACCGCCAGGCCTCCGAAGAGAAAACGCGCTGTTTGCTCCAACGGGCCTGGAAATTCCAGGCCCGTTTTATTTTCCAAACATCGTGCCTGGCGCTCGAAAGAGAGGTTACATGACAAAAAACCATTCTCGTTATTTCAAACGCATCGCATCAACGATGATTGCCCTGTCTCTCATCGCAGCGTTGCTGGCCGCGCCCTCCCGCGCGCCCGCGCTTGCTTCGGCCAGCCCGCAATCCTACATCGTCCAGGGCGGCAATATTGATCGCCTCAGCGGCATCGTCGAGCGTTACGGCGGCACGGTCACTTCGCGGCTGGAGATCATTCACGCTGTCGGCGCGCTACTCTCGCCCTCGGTCATCAGCCGCTTGCAAACCGAGCCGGGCATCACTGCTGTTACCCCGAACACTCAAGTCAAACTTGTCAGTGGCGGCGGTGACGGCGATGACATGGAAGTGGGCACAGGCTCCAACTCGCCAGCGACTGACTATCCAGATGTTGTCGGCGCTGATGTGGTTTGGGCGCAAGGCGTCATTGGCAAGGGTGTCACCGTCGCCGTTGTAGACACCGGGCTGGGCAAACACAAGGGCCTCTTCCGCGATGTGAAGGGCGCCAAAAAGGCGCCGATGGTGAATGGAACGGCGTTGCCCCCGGAGTCAGGCTCGTGGGTGTGCGCGTGCTCAACGAAGAAGGGTACGGCACTTACGAGCAAGTCATCAAAGGCATCGAATGGGTCGTCAAGAATAAAGACAAATACAAGATTCAGGTGATGAATCTTTCAATGACCGGGCCAATCGCCGCGCCCTACTGGGCTGACCCGCTCAGCCAGGCTGTGACCGCGGCCTGGGCTGCGGGCATCACAGTTGTCGTCGCCGGCGGCAATGGGGGGCCGGACGCAATGAGCATCGGCGTCCCCGGCTACAATCCCTACGCTATCACGGTCGGCGTCTTCACCGACAACTACACGCCAGGCGATTGGAGCGACGACTATATCACGCCATTCTCTGCCGCCGGCCCCACCACCGACGGTTTCGTCAAGCCCGATCTGGTCGCGCCGGGCGCGCACATGGTCTCCACCATGCTGGCCCGCAGTTATCTTGCGCGCAACCATCAGGCGAGTCAGATCAGCAACAACTACTTCTCAATGGCCGGGAGTTCACAGGCGGCGGCCACCGTCTCCGGAGTGGCGACCCTGGTTCTATCCCACAACTCCGGTTTGACTCCCGATCAGGTCAAGTTCCGGCTCACGGCAACAGCCCGCCCATGGATTGATTTATCCACCTGCCCGGCCGGCGTCGTCCAACTTACGACAGAACCCGACAGTTGCCGGGCGCTCTACAGCATGTGGCAACAGGGCGCTGGCCGGGCGGCGGCATCCGAGGCAGTGTTTGGTGACTTGCCTGCCCTCTCAGCCAACCAGGGCATGGACATCCAGGCTGACTTGCGCGGCGAGGTTCACTACGAAGGCTACTCTTACTACAATCCCGAAACTGAAACCTTCCAACTGCGCGGCGATGGTTTTGGGCAATGGGCTGGCGGTTTTGGTCAGTGGGCCGGTGGTTTCGGTCAGTGGGCCGGTGGTTTCGGCCAGTGGGCCGGTGGTTTCGGCCAGTGGGCTGGCGGCTTTGGTCAGTGGGCCGGCGGCTTTGGCCAGTGGGCTGGCGGCTTTGGTCAGTGGGCCGGTGGTTTCGGCCAATGGGCTGGTAGTTACGGCGATGCAAGCTTCGCCGCAGGATATGTGAACGGCACAGGCTTCGGCCAGTGGGCCGGTAGCAAACAATGGATTGGCTTTTTGGAGGACGGAGGGTAGCTTATCGAAAAAATGACATCGGCCATAAATAAAACAGGGAGCGGCTCACCCTGCTCCCTGTTTTCACAACTCGCTCAACAACTTGTTGCACTTCTCCAACTCCAGCTTCGCGCCCAGTTTTTCGAAGACCTGCCGGGCTTCTTCTCCATGACATTTTGCTTGAACCGCATTCGCCATCTTACTTGCCAGCAAGCCAAACTGATAATTCGTCTTCGCATTCTCAAATTGAGCATCCAGCCGCTGGAAAATAGCGGCGCTTTCTCGTAGTGCGGCCTCAGCTCCGACAAAGTTGTTTTCCGTCAGAGCAATAATGCCCACTTGCCGGGCCAGCCAGCCCTGGTGGTCAGACTCGGCCTGATTGGCCTCT
This genomic interval from Chloroflexota bacterium contains the following:
- the lexA gene encoding transcriptional repressor LexA; this encodes MAKGKLSERQRDILDFIREFQRQYGYPPTIRQIGEKVGISSTSVVNYNLNKLEKDGYLNRDLKVSRGLRLVEAAEAVLSNVVGPVVRIPLVGRIFASQPVPVPGAATSFAPDEAIEITRGLVKDPENLFALQVRGDSMIDAMVNDGDIVVMRKQEQARNGEMVAVWLNDREETTLKHFYLENGRVRLQPANPTMGPIYADPRNVQVQGKVVLVLRQMK
- a CDS encoding S8 family serine peptidase, with product MGVRVLNEEGYGTYEQVIKGIEWVVKNKDKYKIQVMNLSMTGPIAAPYWADPLSQAVTAAWAAGITVVVAGGNGGPDAMSIGVPGYNPYAITVGVFTDNYTPGDWSDDYITPFSAAGPTTDGFVKPDLVAPGAHMVSTMLARSYLARNHQASQISNNYFSMAGSSQAAATVSGVATLVLSHNSGLTPDQVKFRLTATARPWIDLSTCPAGVVQLTTEPDSCRALYSMWQQGAGRAAASEAVFGDLPALSANQGMDIQADLRGEVHYEGYSYYNPETETFQLRGDGFGQWAGGFGQWAGGFGQWAGGFGQWAGGFGQWAGGFGQWAGGFGQWAGGFGQWAGGFGQWAGSYGDASFAAGYVNGTGFGQWAGSKQWIGFLEDGG